TACTAATTCATCATACGAAGCGCCAGGCCCCGGTATCTCTGTTGGAGAGCCAATACAATAATCCGTGTAGTCACGCAATTCATAAGCGACCTCTACCGATTGCATAAAACAAGCATCAAACAGGATAAAATCAAAATGAGGAGCAGTCTCCAAGATCTCGACAAATTCAGAAATATTCATTCTCTTATCACCGTTACCTATATCTTGCCCCACCCAGCGGGTATTAGCGCCTAACGGATAAGGAAGCCAGCCGTCACCATGCGACCAGTAAACCAGTCCATAACTATCAGCCTGATATTGAGTATTTGAGAAAACAGCTGCAAAGACTTCCTGCGTTTCAGATACACCTACCGAATTACGACTAGAGTAAGTCTTTACTACCTTTTCTACAACTGTCCCATTTTCATTTTTCAATTCAAGCAGCTGAGGAGATCCACCTTTATCTATATAAACCAGGAAATTCACATCAACATCTTCCACTTTTGCCATACCTACCTTCATTTCCTCAAAGTCCGGTAAAGCAAATCCAGAAAGGGTGTTATCTGCAGCAACATATACTAGCACCGTGCGACTACTCTTAAGTGGATCACCCGGTTCAACCGTTACCGTACAAGTAGCAGTTTTCCCGCCATCCTCAGTAATGACAGTAATCGTAGCAGTTCCCGGTTTTAGAGCTCTAATCTTACCATTGGTATCAACCGTAGCAATATCCGGATCACTTGATTTCCATATTACATTCTGATTGGTAGCATCATCCGGAGTAATGGTAGCAGACAAAGTCACATTCCTCCCCTCTTTTAACGAAAGGGCGCTCTCATTCAATGTAACGCTTGTTACAGCAACGATATCCGGCTCCTGTGGATGATCTTCACAGGCCACAAACAATACAAAAAAACAAATCCACAGAAGAAAATCAAGTTTAGTTCTCATGGTTACAAGTAATAATGGATAGCTCCTTGTTTCAGCAAGGAAGTGAAGCCGACTATTCTTCCGGCTTCTTGAAGCGGAATGCATCAGGGTCGATAGGCATCAACACTATCGATTTATTCTTCTTATATTTACCTTTTACTTTTGCTGACTCTTTCTCCAACTTCTTTTTATTCTCAGAGAAATAAATCATGCAAGTATAATCAGGACATTTCAAATCAAATTCCAAGTAATTCTTTAACTGATACGTATAAAGATCACGTTTAGGCAGGAAACCACCTTTATCCAGCTTGACACTATCCAACACTTGGATATCAGTAAAATACACTACCGTGTCATTGAAAGAGGCAGCAACACCAAATGCATACACAGCCTTTTCCTTGCCTTCTTTTCCTTTTTTGAATGAGAATGCCGAGCATACCATAAAAACCAACGCTACGGCAAAAAGTATACGAACGTATTTCATAATCTGTTTTTTGTTATATGTTGGCGACAAAGATAAGGATAAAAAATGAGAATGAGAGCAGATAAGCGCAAGAAGGTTGTAAACAAAGGGTTTAGGAGAAAAACAGTCAGTAAGTGAAAGCCAACGGAAACCGCAAAAAAGCCAAGTTAAACCGGAGTTGCGTTACTATCCCGTTACTTTGTTTCTAATAACGAGGTTGGTTTTAGGAGCTTTTTAAAGTGCTGAATAACAAGTCCAATCCGGGAGATTCCGGCGGCAAATGTCGTGGAAAATTCGGATTTCGGTTCCGTTAGTGCGAAAAAAGTTGTTTTTCGGGTGCGATTGCACTGATTGACTGCGTTTTGCATATCTACAGACAACTCTACATGAAATAATTTTGTAACCATTAAAAATTGTAGAGTATGAGATCGACTTTTAAAGTATTATTTTATTTGAAGCGCAACGCCCCGAAGAAAAACGGGCTTATTCCGGTAATGTGCCGCATCACGGTAAACGGCAAGATTTCCCAATTCAGTTGCAAGCTGGATGTAGAGGAAAAAACATGGAACATCGAGCTTGGCAGAGTATCGGGCAGAAGCACCGTTGCGCAGGAAACCAACCGTATGCTGGACAAGATTCGCGTGGGTATCAACAAAGCCTATCAGGACATTTGCGATAAGGACAATTATGTTACCGCCGAAAAAGTACGCAACGTTTTCTTAGGTATGGGAATGAATCATGAAACACTGCTGGCAGTATTCCGTCAGCACAATGAGGATTACGAAAAGCAGGTAGGCAAGATAAAGAGCCTGCGGAGCTATTGGAAATACTGCATCGTGTACAAGCATCTGGAAGAGTTCATCAAGCAACGCTATAAGGTCAGTGATATAGCGTTGAAAGAGCTTGCGCCCGCTTTCATCACGGATTTTGAACTGTTCCTGCGCACGGAGAAGAACCACTGCAACAATACGGTATGGTCGTATATGATGCCGTTCAGAAGCATTATTTTCATGGCTATCAATAACGGCTGGTTACAGCGTGACCCGTTCTACGCGTACAGTATCACAAAGGAGGAAACCAAACGCGGCTTTCTGTCAAAGGAGGAAATCAACCTCCTAATCAAAGGCACGTTCAAAAAGCCGAGCTATACACTGATACGTGATTTGTTCATCTTTTGTACCTTTACGGGATTGAGCTGGACGGATATGGCGAACCTTACGAAAGAGAACCTGCAAACCTCGTTTGACGGTCATTTGTGGATCAAGACAAACCGCCAGAAAACGGGAACGGAAAGTAATATCCGCTTGCTGGATGTTGCCAAGCATATCATCGAAAAATACGACGGAATGACCGATGACAACAAGTTGCTACCCGTGCCGTGCTACGTCAATTGCAAAAACAGTATCAAGGTTATAGCGAAAAAATGCGGCATCGAGAAAAACGTCACGTGGCACATGAGCCGCCACACCTATGCGACAACAGTCTGTTTATCAAACGATGTACCTATTGAAACGCTGTCGAAAATGCTCGGACACAGGAGCATTCGCACGACACAGATTTACGCCAAAATTACGGCGGAGAAGGTCAGCCGCGATATGGAAAAGCTGTCGAAGCAAATCGCACAGATGGAGAGTTTTATATGTCAGGCTATCTAACTAAAAAACGGATAAAGTTATGGAAAGAGGAATAATGACAATTAACAGGAATGGCGTTACCATAACGGGTAACGTCTGGATGACCGATTTTGAAATCGCCGAACTTTTCAGCGTAACCCTTCCGGCAGTAAACAGCCGTATCAAATCCATCTACAAAAGCGGAGTATTGTCGGAAAATGACACATACCGGTATATTCGTCTTGAAAACGGTAACCGTGCGGATGCGTATAATATGGAGATGATAACCGCCCTCGCGTTCCAACTGAACAGTCAGCCTGCAAAGGTCTTTCGGGAATGGATAGTGCGAAAGGCAGTATTACCCCAACGCACACATTCACCTATCGTTATCCAATTGAAAGACGGCTTTTTGTGTTAAGTAGAAAAACAGACAAGGGGCAAACCGCAACGTGTGGTTTGCCCCTTGTCTGTTTTTACCGGATTGCCTTCCTGTAATTCTCTTCCAGTATCCTTTCGATGTCTGTTTCTCGGTACAGGACTTTCCCACCGAAAATAATAAAGGGTATTTTCCGGTCATTGCGGTACTCCTGCAAGGTGCGGCGGCTTACTTTCAGCCTCTGGGCTACCTCCTTGTCCGTCATATACCGTTCTCCGCCGAGCGACGGACGGTAATTCTCTGCCAAACGGCTCACTTCTTTTGTTCCTCTGCGCAAAGCGTGCAGGGCTTCAGCGATGTGTTCATCATCCGCTGTCATTACATTGTCGTTCATCTGTTATTATGGATTTTAGTGGTTTGACGTATGGCTACGGGGTATCTTTTTCCGTCCGGAACTGCTCTATGGCGGGTAACAGCCGTTCCACCTCGTCCGGTTTGTAATAGAACTTGCGGTTTACCTGTGAGAAACCGATCAGCCGGTTATCCCGAAGCGTTTGCAGTGTTCGGGGGCTGATATGCAGCAGGCGGCATACTTCCTCCCCGTCGAGCCATTTGTTTATCTTCCTGTCGCCGCATCTGCGGTACAGCGTGTTTACTTTCTCCGTCAGCGTGCCCACACCGGAAAGCAACGCCTCAAAAGTCTTCTTCTCAATAATTACTATTTCCATTATTTAATCTGTTTTCGTGCAAAAGTAACCCGTAACGAGTTACTTCCGTACTGTTCCGCTGCGGATGGCAGCTTGTGTCGTCCGCATGGCGGCTATTGTCTTTTTTATCTTCCCCGAAATGCCTGAAAATCTTCCATAGGTGGTTGCCTACCTGTGGAAACGTCCCACGCAAATGAGAGAATTTTGCCCCGAAATCAAAAAGCAACGATATGGAAATCATCACGATGGAAAGTGCCGCCTATAAGGAACTGACGGCGAAAATAGATTTGATAGCCGGATATGTCCGGGAGAATGAACAGTCAAAGAAGAAAGATGCGGCAGAGGTATGGATGAGCAGCAGGGAACTCAAAGGGCTGCTCGGTATCAGCACCCGCACGCTTCAACGACTGCGGGACAACAAGCGCATCAGTTACGCCATCTTCGGGGGTGCTTGCCGCTATCCCGTGTCGGAGGTGGAACGGCTGGTCAAGGAAAGCATCTACAACTGCGACGCGCGGACGGTTGAAGAGTTCAAGCGCAATTACCTGTTACGCACGGGAGGCAAAAAAGGATGAGCACGCTGGACTTGGATACCTTCGAGGGGTGGATGCGCCAAATCATGGAACGCTTCGACCGGAACGAACAGCTTATCGCCTCTCTTACGGGCAAGGAGCTCAGGGAGGTGAAATACCTCGACGGGGAACGGCTGCTTGACAATCAGGACTTGTGCGAGCTGCTCAATACGAGCAAACGCTCCATCCAACGTTACCGCAGTTCTGGGACACTGAAATACCAGATGCTCTGGCACAAGGTGTACTATAAAGAATCGGACGTGCAGGAGTTCCTGCGAACCCATTTCAAGGAGTCCGAAGGGAAAAACGGTGAGAAAAGGCAAAAGGCATAAAGCCACAAACTTCCAGACGGAAGCCACAAGCTGCCACACGGTTCTTCCCCCATTGCGGGACGGTTGATAGCCGCTACTTTCGTGGGCGAAACAATTTCATTTTTAATTAAAAGCAATAAAGTATGGAACAAAAAAAGAATCAAAAGGACGTGCTGATTGTCCGGGACGAGAAGACGGGCGAAATCAGCGTCGTCGCCGGGCTGAAAAAGGACGGCACACCGAAAACGACCGCCGCTTCGGGAGCCAACCAGAAGGATTTTCTACTGTTCGACAAGAATAGCAACCCGCTGGACAGCTTTCTGGACAACTTTTTCCGGCAATGCAAGGAGCCGAAACGCTTCGGCTTCTACCGTGTGGCGGCGGAGAACATCGAGCATGTGATAGACGTGCTTAAAGACCTGCTTAAAAATCCCGAAAAGAACCGTGACCTGCTTGAACCGCACCACGTGGATACGTCCAAGTACGAACAGCAGGCACAACCGGAAAATACCCCGCAGGCGCAGGAAACGGAACAAGCGGCTGTACCGGAAAACACGGGCGAACAAGCGGAGGAACAAACCGGCGAGCAAGCACAACAGCAAGCCGGACAAAGCGGTACCGGCATTGATGAAAGCCGTATTGATTGGGCAAATCTTGAAGAACAGTACGGCATCAAACGCGAAGCGTTGGAAGCATCGGGCGATTTGGAAAAGATGCTCGGCTACGGCAAATCGGCACTTGTGACGGTCACTCCCCTGATTGCCGGGGAACGCTACGAGATAGAGGCACGGCTTTCATTCAAGGAAATGCCGGACGGCAGTATCGGTATCGTACCCCATACCATCCGCAAGGAACCCAAACTTGATGAGAAGTTCATGGAGCATGAATTTACGCCCGAAGACAAGGAGAACCTGAAAAAGACGGGAAACATGGGGCGTGTGGTGGAGCTGGTGGACAAGGAAACGGGCGAAATCATCCCTTCCTATATCAGTATCGACCGTCAGACCAACGAGATAGAGGCTATTCCCGTAAAAGACGTGCCCGTCACCACGAGAATCGGGCAGACCGAATTTACCGAACATGAAATAGCCGAACTCGTTGCCGGGCGTGCGCTGCCCAATAAAGAAATCGTCTTGTCCGAGAAACGAAAATTCACCGCCACGTTGCAGGTGAACGTGGAACGCCGGGGCGTGGAGTTCGTGCCCAAACCCAAACAGAACGGGCAGAACAGAAGGCAGCGCAATGGGCAGGTGACCGGACAAACGGCACAACAACCTGCCAGACCGGTTCCGACCGCACAAGCGGCAGGCGGACAAACCGCCACTGGGACGGAAGGCGAACAGAAGCCGAAAGTCTATAAATTCCAATGGCTGGATGAGAACGGGAACATCCGTGCCCCGAAAACGATGGGCGGCATACCGCTCACCCAGCAGCAACAGCAGAATTTTACAGCCGGGAACGCCATTCTTGTCAAGGACATGAAACGCGACGGAAAGGGAGAACCCTTTACTGCCTACGTCAAATTCAGTTTCGAGGCGGGCAAACCGAAATATTACCGCAACAATCCCGACGTGGCACAGGAAATCACCCCCGCTTCGGAAAGCCGCACGCAGGTGGCGGTCAATACACACGGGAATACCAATGAGGCTACCAGACATCTGAACCAACCTTTGCAGCAGGGACAAACGGCTCCTGCCAATACACAGCAACAAAGGACACAGAACCGTGCGGCAGGCGTAAGAATGTAGGCGTATGGCAGCATTTATCATTCTGGCAGTCGTGATTCTGCCCTGTGCAGTCGCCCGCTGGTGGTGGCTTACCGATTGGCAAGCCATCGAAGAGGAAAACAAGAGGTACTACACGGCGGAAGGACACCATATCTATTATGACCGCAAACTGATTGTGGCACTTCAAAAAGAGAAGTTAAAAGCAAAATCAGTAGCAGCAGAAGAAATATAATAATCAACCGGGGCATCGCCCCAACCACTAAAATCCACAATAAATAAATTAAATCAGTATGAACAATCAAATTTGCATTATCGCGGAAAAGCCCAGCGTGGCGAGGGAAATCGCCCGTATCGTGGGCGCAACGGAGAGAGCGGAAGGTTACCTGAAAGGTAACGGGTATTATGTAACATGGGCTTTCGGGCATCTGGTCATGCCCGCCCTGCCCGAAGGGTACGGCATCAAGGGTTTTCATCGTGACAACCTGCCGATTATTCCGCCCGTGTTTACCCTTGTCCCCCGGCAGGTCAAGGGAGAGAAAGGCTACAAGCCCGACAGCGGCGTGGTGGCACAAATTAAAGTTATCGCCCAACTGTTCCGTGAAAGCGATAAGATTATTGTCGCCACCGATGCAGGTCGCGAGGGAGAGCTTATCTTCCGCTAGTGCGCCCATAAGGCAGCATAATAAATATCTCTTTAGCAAGAGATTAGGTTCGTGTTCTTTGAGACAACCTACTACCAACCGACTTATCCGGAGGGGAAACCCAATGGGGAGTGTAGCATGTCGGTAAAGGCATAAGTCCACAAATTGCTATGTGGCGACTGAATGACAAGGTAGAAAGACAAACATAAGGATGAAGCCTGAATTGGTTGAACGATAGTCCAGTGGCTGTTAAATGAGCCGTGACGGAAGGCAATTATAAACGTCACGCTGTAGTACTCTTCCGGTATGTCGGACGGACTGAGCAAAAGAACAGACTACGGCACAACCGCAATATGCGGAGGAAAGGTCGAACGTCGCATCCGACAGTTTGTCGCGCTAATAGTTATTATGCAAGCTAAATGGGGATTGCCTAAGTTGGGATGCCGAAAGGCTATGAGGTTTAGCCTCTGAAAACCCAATATGGCAACGGAGCTTCCGTAGTAGTCCGAGCAGGGGAAAGCCCTGTACATGGCGAAGGGAAGCAGTTGGTAATTTTAATACAAACAAAGAAAAAACGTGTGAGACGTATGAGAAATTCAGAGAATGTATTAAACATTTTAAGTGAACACAGCAATGTTTCGGGCTACAAGTTCGAAAGGCTGTACCGAATTTTATTCAATGAACAAATGTTCTATGCCGCCTATCAGCGTATTTACGCCAAACAAGGCAACATGACATCTGGCACGGACGGTAAAACTGTCGACCAGATGAGCGTTCAAAGAATAGAAAGCCTTATTGTAAGTCTCAGAGATGAGTCCTACAAGCCGCATCCCGCAAGGAGGGTGTACATTCCCAAGAAGAACGGAAAGAAACGACCGCTTGGAATACCCTCTTTCGAGGATAAACTGGTGCAAGAGGTAGTTCGAATGATTCTTGAAGCCATTTATGAAGGGTATTTTGAATACTCATCACATGGTTTCAGACCCAAGAGAAGCTGCCATACTGCACTGGCTCACATTCAGAAGTCGTTTAGTGGGACAAAGTGGTTCATTGAGGGAGACATCAAAGGCTTCTTTGACAACATCAACCACGAAGTTCTGATAAACACTCTGAGAGAACGGATAACCGATGAAAGGTTCATTCGCCTAATCAGAAAATTTTTGAATGCAGGGTATGTTGAAGACTGGAAATTTCATAAAACGTACAGCGGAACACCGCAGGGTGGTTTAATTAGTCCTATTTTGGCTAACATCTATCTTGACAGGTTCGACAAGTACGTAAAGGAATACGCTCAATCATTCGACAAAGGCAGGGAAAGGCAAAGTAGTACAGAATACAAAAGACTTGAAAACAAAAGAAGCAAGCTGGTAATTAAGGCTAAATCCGTTGAAGATGAATCGGTCAGAATAAACCTGATTAATGAGATACGGAAGGTCGAGAGAGAAATTATTAAAACGCCTTATGGTTCAAACATGGATGAAACGTTTAAAAGATTAAAGTATGTGAGGTATGCTGACGATTTCCTAATCGGAGTTATCGGAAGCAAAGCGGAATGTATCGAGATTAAAGCAAACATTGCTCGGTTTATGAGCGAGAAACTCCATTTGGAATTATCAGATGAAAAGACGCTTATCACTCATGCACAGAACTCTGCTAAATTCCTCGGATACGAAGTCTCTATTCGTAAGTCCCAAGCACTAAGGCATAATAGGAATGGTATTTTAAGAAGACCGTTCAATGGTCGAATCGTTCTACGTGTTGCGAACGAGATAGTTAAAAAGAAGTTACTGGACTACGATGCAATATCGGTTGGGCAAGCCAACGGCAAAGAAGTCTGGAAGCCCAAAACTCGTTCTTACATGATAGGCATGAAGCCGGAGGATATTATGGCGCAGTATAATGCGGAAATAAGAGGATTCTACAACTACTATTCTATTGCTAACGATATTTCATATCTCGGCAACTCATTCGGATTTAATATGGAATACAGTATGTTCAAAACGATTGCTCAAAAGCAAAACAGTACACTTGCACAGACAATTAAAAAACTCCGCAGGGGTAAAAACTTTATTGTCGACTATGTGGATGGCAAAGGGCAAAAGAAGGTCAGAGTATTCTATAATGAAGGTTTTAAAAGAAAAACGGCAAAAGGTTACGCCCAATGTGACAACATTCCCAACACAAACATTAGCCCCTATCCAAGTCTAATTGAGAGGTTAAAGGCTGAAAAGTGTGAGTTATGCGGTGCGCAAGGCAAAACGGTGATGCATCATGTGCGTACCCTCAAAGACCTAAAAGGGGATAACGAGCGGGAGCAACTGATGTTAAAAAGACATCGCAAGACCTTAGCCTTATGTGAAACCTGTAATGCAAAAATTGATGTTCGCTAAAATGACAAAAACCAACGGAGAGCCGTATACAAGGAGACTTGTACGTACGGTTCGGGGGCAGGCTCTCGGAAACCTACCGTCGCAAGACGGCAAGGCGCTGAGTGCCGAGCCTACTTTATACGAGTACATCGGATGTGCCACCCCTTTTGACCGCCTCTGGATCAGTTCGCTTACCGACAAAGCCATCCGTGAGGGATTGGAAAACCTGAAATCCGGTGCGGAGTACGACAAGCTGTATTATGCAGCCAAAGCACGCAGTGAAGCGGACTGGCTCGTGGGCATCAACGCCACGCAAGCCATCACCGTTGCCGCCGGACGTGGCACATACTCGCTCGGACGGGTGCAGACGCCCACATTGGCGATGATATGCGACCGCTATTGGGAGAACAAGCGTTTCGTTCCCGAACCTGTATTCCAGCTCCATTTATCGACCGACGGAACGGCGGACGGTGAAGTCATGAAATTCTCTTCCATAGAAAAGTGGAAAGAGAAAGAGCCTGCCGAAACCGCCTACGGCATAGCC
The nucleotide sequence above comes from Bacteroides intestinalis DSM 17393. Encoded proteins:
- a CDS encoding DUF4099 domain-containing protein, producing MEQKKNQKDVLIVRDEKTGEISVVAGLKKDGTPKTTAASGANQKDFLLFDKNSNPLDSFLDNFFRQCKEPKRFGFYRVAAENIEHVIDVLKDLLKNPEKNRDLLEPHHVDTSKYEQQAQPENTPQAQETEQAAVPENTGEQAEEQTGEQAQQQAGQSGTGIDESRIDWANLEEQYGIKREALEASGDLEKMLGYGKSALVTVTPLIAGERYEIEARLSFKEMPDGSIGIVPHTIRKEPKLDEKFMEHEFTPEDKENLKKTGNMGRVVELVDKETGEIIPSYISIDRQTNEIEAIPVKDVPVTTRIGQTEFTEHEIAELVAGRALPNKEIVLSEKRKFTATLQVNVERRGVEFVPKPKQNGQNRRQRNGQVTGQTAQQPARPVPTAQAAGGQTATGTEGEQKPKVYKFQWLDENGNIRAPKTMGGIPLTQQQQQNFTAGNAILVKDMKRDGKGEPFTAYVKFSFEAGKPKYYRNNPDVAQEITPASESRTQVAVNTHGNTNEATRHLNQPLQQGQTAPANTQQQRTQNRAAGVRM
- a CDS encoding helix-turn-helix domain-containing protein: MEIVIIEKKTFEALLSGVGTLTEKVNTLYRRCGDRKINKWLDGEEVCRLLHISPRTLQTLRDNRLIGFSQVNRKFYYKPDEVERLLPAIEQFRTEKDTP
- a CDS encoding helix-turn-helix domain-containing protein; protein product: MEIITMESAAYKELTAKIDLIAGYVRENEQSKKKDAAEVWMSSRELKGLLGISTRTLQRLRDNKRISYAIFGGACRYPVSEVERLVKESIYNCDARTVEEFKRNYLLRTGGKKG
- a CDS encoding helix-turn-helix domain-containing protein; amino-acid sequence: MNDNVMTADDEHIAEALHALRRGTKEVSRLAENYRPSLGGERYMTDKEVAQRLKVSRRTLQEYRNDRKIPFIIFGGKVLYRETDIERILEENYRKAIR
- a CDS encoding clostripain-related cysteine peptidase, with the translated sequence MRTKLDFLLWICFFVLFVACEDHPQEPDIVAVTSVTLNESALSLKEGRNVTLSATITPDDATNQNVIWKSSDPDIATVDTNGKIRALKPGTATITVITEDGGKTATCTVTVEPGDPLKSSRTVLVYVAADNTLSGFALPDFEEMKVGMAKVEDVDVNFLVYIDKGGSPQLLELKNENGTVVEKVVKTYSSRNSVGVSETQEVFAAVFSNTQYQADSYGLVYWSHGDGWLPYPLGANTRWVGQDIGNGDKRMNISEFVEILETAPHFDFILFDACFMQSVEVAYELRDYTDYCIGSPTEIPGPGASYDELVPAMFFSEDAAVDIAKAYYEPYAAKYDEGNGISNTNWTGGASVCALRTEPLVDLAVFTKQILPGTVDNASLRKSVFDYDKRRGSDGYQDGHVGYYDLVGMMRMITDDNAYEAWKQIFNSAVAYWVTTPMNFSGFSQSMFSMEGTNGVSCYIPSTSNTATDKAYRSTEWYTSAGFEKLGW
- a CDS encoding reverse transcriptase/maturase family protein yields the protein MRNSENVLNILSEHSNVSGYKFERLYRILFNEQMFYAAYQRIYAKQGNMTSGTDGKTVDQMSVQRIESLIVSLRDESYKPHPARRVYIPKKNGKKRPLGIPSFEDKLVQEVVRMILEAIYEGYFEYSSHGFRPKRSCHTALAHIQKSFSGTKWFIEGDIKGFFDNINHEVLINTLRERITDERFIRLIRKFLNAGYVEDWKFHKTYSGTPQGGLISPILANIYLDRFDKYVKEYAQSFDKGRERQSSTEYKRLENKRSKLVIKAKSVEDESVRINLINEIRKVEREIIKTPYGSNMDETFKRLKYVRYADDFLIGVIGSKAECIEIKANIARFMSEKLHLELSDEKTLITHAQNSAKFLGYEVSIRKSQALRHNRNGILRRPFNGRIVLRVANEIVKKKLLDYDAISVGQANGKEVWKPKTRSYMIGMKPEDIMAQYNAEIRGFYNYYSIANDISYLGNSFGFNMEYSMFKTIAQKQNSTLAQTIKKLRRGKNFIVDYVDGKGQKKVRVFYNEGFKRKTAKGYAQCDNIPNTNISPYPSLIERLKAEKCELCGAQGKTVMHHVRTLKDLKGDNEREQLMLKRHRKTLALCETCNAKIDVR
- a CDS encoding helix-turn-helix domain-containing protein, coding for MSTLDLDTFEGWMRQIMERFDRNEQLIASLTGKELREVKYLDGERLLDNQDLCELLNTSKRSIQRYRSSGTLKYQMLWHKVYYKESDVQEFLRTHFKESEGKNGEKRQKA
- a CDS encoding site-specific integrase; this encodes MRSTFKVLFYLKRNAPKKNGLIPVMCRITVNGKISQFSCKLDVEEKTWNIELGRVSGRSTVAQETNRMLDKIRVGINKAYQDICDKDNYVTAEKVRNVFLGMGMNHETLLAVFRQHNEDYEKQVGKIKSLRSYWKYCIVYKHLEEFIKQRYKVSDIALKELAPAFITDFELFLRTEKNHCNNTVWSYMMPFRSIIFMAINNGWLQRDPFYAYSITKEETKRGFLSKEEINLLIKGTFKKPSYTLIRDLFIFCTFTGLSWTDMANLTKENLQTSFDGHLWIKTNRQKTGTESNIRLLDVAKHIIEKYDGMTDDNKLLPVPCYVNCKNSIKVIAKKCGIEKNVTWHMSRHTYATTVCLSNDVPIETLSKMLGHRSIRTTQIYAKITAEKVSRDMEKLSKQIAQMESFICQAI